A region of Bacteroidia bacterium DNA encodes the following proteins:
- a CDS encoding SpoIIE family protein phosphatase — translation MRNISKIFISGTRRPVWMQRKGEIIKIDTDRIQISGNPHDFKDVHFTDLEVYTEPGDCLYMLSDGFTDQFGGPHNRKFSRNRFMKLLTGIAQDAMAEQSQKITGTLDDWRGQRPQTDDILVIGIRIT, via the coding sequence TTGCGTAACATCAGTAAAATATTTATTTCCGGCACCAGAAGGCCGGTTTGGATGCAACGAAAAGGAGAAATTATCAAAATAGATACCGATAGAATCCAAATCAGCGGCAACCCACATGATTTCAAAGATGTTCATTTTACTGACTTAGAGGTTTATACAGAGCCGGGAGATTGCCTTTATATGCTCTCAGACGGCTTTACAGACCAATTCGGTGGACCACATAATAGAAAATTCTCCCGTAACCGATTTATGAAACTCTTAACCGGAATAGCTCAAGATGCAATGGCTGAACAAAGCCAAAAAATCACCGGCACATTAGACGACTGGAGAGGCCAGCGCCCGCAAACAGATGACATTTTAGTAATCGGAATCAGAATAACTTAA
- a CDS encoding FIST C-terminal domain-containing protein, whose translation MRVSTGFSQRPTVIEAVAEVKRKLSGCQNPKLVMYFSSMIYPQTELALAMKIAFPEAETFGCTTAGELSTGYMGQHSLVALAADNTIFEDVFVTVIENISSEPSVSKSVGLIEQHFGTSFGDLDFAQYGGFIFTDGMSLGEEKVMDKLGDLTNITIIGGSSGDDLQFKETYIFANGFAHKNASVLAVFKAATRFEVLKTQSFDICEPVLTATKVDEASRKVLEFNGKPATVAYAEAIGTNPENLSDFFMSNPLGLVSDGDPYVRSPQQIQEQAVCFYCQVLEGMELSLLQSRDIVQDTRRDLNAKIAEFGPIACLFNFHCILRTLELRAKKQEASYATLFNEIPTIGFSTYGESYVGHINQTSTMLVFA comes from the coding sequence ATGCGTGTTTCTACAGGATTTTCGCAGCGTCCGACTGTTATCGAAGCTGTTGCAGAAGTTAAAAGAAAGCTATCCGGCTGCCAAAACCCAAAGTTGGTAATGTACTTTTCATCCATGATATATCCGCAGACAGAACTTGCATTGGCAATGAAAATAGCCTTTCCAGAAGCAGAAACTTTTGGCTGCACTACTGCCGGAGAACTCTCTACCGGATATATGGGACAACACTCCCTTGTGGCCTTAGCTGCTGATAACACTATTTTTGAAGATGTATTCGTTACCGTAATCGAAAATATAAGTTCAGAACCATCTGTTAGTAAGTCTGTTGGATTAATAGAACAACATTTTGGTACTTCGTTTGGCGACCTTGATTTCGCTCAATACGGGGGTTTTATTTTTACTGACGGAATGAGCCTTGGGGAAGAAAAAGTGATGGATAAGCTTGGTGATTTAACCAATATCACAATTATAGGTGGTTCGTCCGGTGATGACCTACAATTTAAAGAGACCTATATCTTTGCAAATGGCTTTGCACACAAAAATGCCAGCGTATTAGCTGTGTTTAAGGCAGCTACTCGTTTTGAAGTCCTTAAAACCCAAAGTTTTGACATCTGCGAACCCGTTTTAACAGCTACCAAAGTTGATGAAGCGAGCCGAAAGGTATTAGAATTTAACGGAAAACCCGCCACAGTAGCGTATGCCGAAGCAATCGGAACAAACCCAGAAAACTTGTCGGACTTCTTTATGAGCAATCCCTTAGGCTTAGTCTCTGACGGAGACCCATACGTCAGAAGTCCACAACAAATTCAAGAACAAGCCGTCTGCTTCTATTGCCAAGTATTAGAAGGAATGGAACTCTCGCTGCTTCAATCCCGAGATATTGTACAAGACACACGGAGAGATTTAAACGCAAAAATCGCAGAATTTGGCCCAATCGCTTGTCTTTTTAACTTTCATTGTATCCTGAGAACCTTGGAACTTAGGGCAAAAAAACAAGAGGCAAGTTACGCCACTCTATTTAACGAAATCCCTACTATCGGTTTCTCTACTTATGGAGAGTCTTACGTAGGGCACATCAACCAAACTTCTACGATGCTTGTTTTCGCTTAG
- a CDS encoding glycosyltransferase family 39 protein has product MAAARFRLGWVVFCIAIVLHGVTFIQANRTADIYQDDSVFYLTIAKNLWKSGTFSQSFFEPLIADIQRLPGYPIFLIMGFFSPFVVLLLQHILVFTSAIILYKAVSLYLPPKAARKAAWLFILLPMPIVFSNLLLSEILGIWGICWVIWFWAKYHRQDKVKYGVITVILATLLFYVKPIALAYLPIITISISGLMIYRRKITVALAVICLPILMLLPWSIRYYTITGKLGLSTLIETNAYYGRVGGFSAWLVGENQRDDAITFVAADSIACKNYPDKTIKTYSATYCTQETEIISIPITTTFIELVFQNPLGFCIWLIEVIFQQLSGLGYETSFQITHNKIISIIFAAMQVVVSGIWLLTIVKYFQTISQQPLISHFILVIIVLHFAATAVGWADGRFRLPIEPLLCVLTALNIPTKIQPNKTTEK; this is encoded by the coding sequence ATGGCAGCAGCAAGGTTTCGGTTAGGTTGGGTAGTTTTCTGCATAGCAATAGTATTGCATGGAGTTACGTTCATCCAAGCTAACCGAACGGCTGATATTTATCAGGATGACTCTGTATTCTACCTGACAATAGCCAAAAACTTATGGAAATCAGGAACATTCAGCCAATCTTTTTTTGAACCGTTAATTGCTGATATACAGAGGCTTCCGGGTTATCCAATATTTCTAATAATGGGTTTTTTCAGCCCATTTGTAGTTTTATTGCTTCAGCATATTTTGGTGTTTACATCTGCTATTATACTGTATAAAGCAGTTTCTTTATATCTGCCGCCAAAAGCAGCGCGAAAAGCAGCTTGGTTATTTATCCTGCTGCCAATGCCGATTGTGTTTTCCAATTTATTATTAAGCGAAATTTTAGGTATCTGGGGAATTTGCTGGGTAATATGGTTCTGGGCAAAATATCACCGACAAGATAAAGTTAAATACGGAGTTATCACTGTCATTCTGGCAACTTTACTCTTTTATGTGAAACCAATAGCACTGGCATATCTCCCGATAATTACGATAAGTATTTCAGGTTTAATGATTTACAGAAGGAAAATAACGGTAGCCTTAGCTGTAATCTGTTTGCCTATTTTGATGTTATTACCTTGGAGCATTCGTTACTACACAATAACCGGAAAGTTAGGTTTATCAACACTCATTGAAACAAATGCTTATTATGGCAGGGTAGGTGGCTTTTCGGCTTGGCTTGTTGGAGAAAACCAACGTGATGATGCAATTACCTTTGTAGCTGCAGATTCTATCGCCTGCAAAAATTATCCGGATAAAACCATCAAAACATATTCCGCTACGTATTGCACCCAAGAAACAGAAATAATCAGTATCCCGATAACAACAACGTTTATAGAACTGGTATTTCAAAATCCATTAGGCTTTTGTATCTGGCTGATAGAAGTTATCTTTCAGCAACTATCTGGATTAGGATACGAAACCTCTTTTCAAATTACTCATAATAAGATAATTAGTATAATTTTTGCAGCGATGCAAGTTGTTGTTTCCGGAATTTGGCTTCTCACAATAGTAAAATATTTTCAAACGATTTCTCAGCAGCCTTTGATAAGTCATTTTATCTTGGTAATTATCGTGCTTCATTTTGCCGCTACCGCTGTAGGTTGGGCAGACGGACGGTTTAGATTGCCAATTGAGCCACTGTTATGTGTACTCACGGCGTTAAATATTCCCACTAAAATACAACCGAATAAAACTACCGAAAAATAA
- a CDS encoding cystathionine gamma-synthase: protein MEFGTKVIHAGVEPDPLTGAVMTPIYQTSTYAQEAPGKHKGYEYARTQNPTRAALQKALAALENAQFGLCFSSGMGAIDAVIKLLNPGDEVIATNDLYGGTYRLFVRVFQRYGIRFHFVPMNDLELVRQTITPKTKLFWVETPTNPLLNVIDIKKITSIAAQKNILTVVDNTFASPYLQNPLDLGADIVMHSVTKYLAGHSDVVMGSLLTNNTELAEQLQFLQNSCGAVPSPQDCFLVLRGLKTLCVRMQRHCENARAIAEMLSNHPKVSRVYYPGLTTHQGHEVAKTQMRDFGGMISFTLKDDTTEAAMKFLTSTHLFTLAESLGGVESLVGHPATMTHASIPKEERLKAGLTDSLIRLSVGIEDIKDLKADILNAL, encoded by the coding sequence ATGGAATTTGGAACTAAGGTAATTCATGCCGGTGTTGAGCCGGATCCACTAACAGGAGCCGTAATGACTCCGATTTACCAAACATCAACCTATGCGCAAGAAGCTCCCGGCAAACATAAGGGCTACGAGTATGCCCGGACGCAAAACCCTACCCGAGCTGCCTTACAAAAAGCATTAGCTGCACTCGAAAATGCCCAATTTGGACTCTGCTTTAGCTCCGGAATGGGTGCCATAGATGCCGTAATCAAGCTATTAAACCCAGGAGATGAAGTTATTGCAACCAACGACCTGTACGGAGGCACTTACCGCCTATTTGTCCGCGTATTTCAACGCTATGGAATACGCTTCCACTTCGTTCCAATGAACGACTTAGAACTCGTTCGGCAAACAATTACGCCCAAAACAAAACTATTTTGGGTCGAAACACCCACAAACCCATTACTTAATGTTATTGATATTAAGAAAATTACCAGTATAGCTGCGCAGAAAAATATTTTAACGGTAGTAGATAATACATTTGCTTCGCCATATCTTCAAAATCCATTAGACTTGGGCGCAGATATAGTGATGCACTCGGTTACTAAATATTTAGCCGGACATAGCGATGTTGTAATGGGTTCATTGCTAACTAATAACACTGAATTAGCGGAGCAATTACAATTTTTGCAAAATAGTTGTGGTGCTGTTCCCAGTCCTCAGGATTGTTTTTTAGTTCTCAGAGGCTTGAAAACCTTATGTGTGCGTATGCAGCGGCATTGTGAAAACGCACGTGCTATTGCCGAAATGTTGAGCAATCATCCAAAAGTTTCGCGTGTATATTACCCCGGACTAACTACTCATCAAGGCCACGAAGTAGCCAAAACTCAAATGAGAGACTTCGGCGGTATGATCTCTTTTACGCTAAAAGACGATACCACCGAAGCCGCTATGAAATTTTTAACCTCTACACATCTTTTTACTTTGGCAGAAAGTTTGGGAGGCGTAGAGTCGTTAGTCGGCCATCCGGCAACCATGACCCATGCTTCAATACCTAAGGAAGAACGGCTGAAAGCCGGCCTAACAGATTCTCTGATCAGGCTTTCTGTTGGCATTGAAGATATTAAAGATTTAAAGGCTGATATTCTAAACGCGCTCTAA
- a CDS encoding acetyl-CoA C-acyltransferase has protein sequence MKDVFIYDACRTPIGKHGGSLSSVRPDDLLALVLRALVQRNPNLPLDLLEDVYAGDANQSGEDNRNVARMALLLADLPITSGGVTLNRLCASGLEAVSAAYRAVACGEGDLFFAGGVESMTRAPYVLSKSETPFGRNSMLFDTTIGWRFTNPELAKRFYPYSMGETAENLAEKYQISRTAQDEFAYHSQLKYQQAHQTGKFDAEIIPVLIPQKKGNPISFDKDEHPRLATVEQLAALQPAFKKGGTVTAGNSSGINDGSAALVIGSEQLYKEFGMKPLARFVTAAVSGVSPDIMGIGPVPATQKALKRAGISAADLDLVELNEAFAVQSLACLQELNIDSQKVNVNGGAIALGHPLGCSGARIIGTLAHELHRNPNFLYGLATLCVGVGQGQSVILERV, from the coding sequence ATGAAAGATGTTTTTATTTATGATGCCTGCAGAACTCCAATAGGGAAGCATGGTGGTAGTTTATCTTCGGTTCGGCCTGATGATTTATTGGCGTTAGTGCTTCGGGCATTGGTTCAGAGGAATCCAAACTTGCCCTTAGATTTATTAGAAGATGTTTATGCCGGTGATGCCAATCAATCCGGTGAAGACAATCGAAATGTAGCCCGAATGGCATTGTTGTTGGCTGATTTACCGATAACGTCCGGAGGTGTAACCCTAAATCGTTTATGTGCTTCCGGTTTAGAGGCCGTATCTGCTGCATATCGTGCTGTAGCCTGCGGTGAAGGCGATTTATTTTTTGCCGGTGGCGTAGAAAGCATGACCCGTGCCCCATACGTTTTATCTAAATCAGAAACGCCTTTTGGCAGAAATTCAATGCTTTTTGACACAACTATTGGCTGGCGTTTTACAAACCCCGAGTTAGCAAAACGTTTTTATCCCTATTCTATGGGAGAAACCGCCGAGAATTTAGCCGAAAAATACCAAATTTCAAGAACTGCCCAAGATGAATTTGCCTATCATTCTCAACTAAAATATCAGCAAGCTCACCAAACCGGAAAATTTGATGCAGAAATCATCCCTGTATTAATTCCTCAAAAAAAAGGAAACCCTATTTCGTTTGACAAAGATGAACATCCGCGTTTGGCTACGGTAGAACAACTGGCTGCATTGCAGCCAGCTTTTAAAAAAGGAGGTACCGTAACTGCCGGAAACTCTTCCGGTATCAATGACGGTTCGGCTGCTCTTGTTATTGGTAGTGAACAGCTGTACAAAGAATTTGGAATGAAGCCATTAGCTCGTTTTGTAACGGCGGCTGTTTCCGGAGTCAGTCCAGACATCATGGGAATTGGCCCTGTGCCGGCCACCCAAAAAGCCCTAAAACGTGCCGGAATATCCGCAGCAGACTTAGACTTAGTAGAACTCAATGAAGCCTTCGCAGTTCAAAGCCTAGCCTGCTTGCAGGAACTAAATATTGACAGCCAAAAAGTCAATGTAAATGGCGGAGCTATTGCTCTGGGGCACCCATTGGGTTGCTCCGGTGCCAGAATTATCGGTACATTAGCACATGAACTCCATCGGAATCCTAACTTCCTGTACGGCTTAGCAACCCTGTGTGTAGGTGTAGGACAAGGCCAAAGCGTTATCTTAGAGCGCGTTTAG
- a CDS encoding T9SS type A sorting domain-containing protein, with product MIKRSIFLIIGALCIFRVAAQSPYCTSNTRFTELPFFSATDIISDTGVVYGSALSYQGNTQILKLNIFYPNLALDTFSKRPLIVLLHGGGFINGTLKGLNNECIEFAKRGFVAATVEYRLGWNYGTSGCGGDPASQRLAVYRGIQDEHAAIRYLVANANTYKIDTAWIFAGGNSAGSFASVNLAFVSQQAMNIAYPDLQQTLGDINASGNSLTNTFSLKGLYHNWGSILDINAINSNNAIPLVGFAGDQDNISPIDSGYWRGCTNYTLTWGSRAIYNKLTSFGVCADLSVQLGSGHGVWKDTPAQDLFRIQRATCFFKSLFCNTCATSYLTDSIPANCSMNTTSIESGYSTQTTKIFPNPFSNKIIYQNSGAKQVSFKLLNSLGSIVWKGNHIEQQDFSALPSGIYFLEIEDSNHKQVVKLAK from the coding sequence ATGATAAAAAGATCTATATTTCTGATTATAGGCGCGTTATGTATCTTTCGCGTAGCTGCTCAATCACCGTATTGCACAAGTAACACACGTTTTACCGAATTACCGTTTTTTAGTGCAACAGACATTATTTCAGACACCGGTGTAGTTTACGGGTCAGCTCTAAGCTATCAAGGAAACACCCAAATCTTAAAGTTAAATATATTTTACCCGAATTTAGCCCTTGATACTTTTTCAAAACGACCGCTCATCGTTTTATTACATGGTGGCGGCTTCATAAATGGAACTTTAAAAGGACTTAATAACGAGTGTATTGAATTTGCGAAGCGCGGCTTTGTCGCTGCTACCGTAGAATACCGGCTGGGTTGGAACTACGGAACATCTGGCTGCGGCGGAGATCCCGCTTCTCAACGCTTAGCCGTATATCGAGGAATACAAGACGAGCACGCTGCCATCCGATATTTAGTAGCTAATGCCAACACTTACAAAATTGACACCGCATGGATATTTGCCGGCGGTAATAGCGCGGGCTCTTTTGCCTCTGTTAATTTGGCCTTTGTGAGCCAACAAGCTATGAACATCGCTTATCCAGACTTACAGCAAACATTAGGAGACATAAATGCATCCGGAAACTCTTTGACGAATACTTTTTCCCTAAAAGGTCTTTATCACAACTGGGGCAGTATTTTAGATATAAATGCAATCAACAGCAACAACGCTATACCGTTAGTGGGCTTTGCCGGCGACCAAGATAATATTTCACCCATTGATTCAGGATATTGGAGAGGCTGTACCAACTATACCTTGACTTGGGGATCAAGAGCTATCTACAATAAACTCACCTCTTTTGGAGTATGTGCCGACCTAAGTGTGCAATTAGGCAGCGGACACGGCGTTTGGAAAGATACCCCTGCACAAGACTTATTCAGAATTCAACGGGCTACCTGCTTTTTTAAAAGTTTATTTTGTAATACCTGCGCTACAAGTTATCTTACTGATAGCATCCCTGCAAACTGCTCTATGAATACCACCAGCATTGAATCTGGATATTCCACCCAAACAACTAAAATTTTTCCAAACCCATTTTCAAACAAAATCATATATCAAAATTCTGGTGCAAAACAAGTTTCATTCAAATTATTGAATAGCCTTGGGAGTATTGTTTGGAAAGGAAATCATATTGAACAGCAGGACTTCTCGGCACTGCCTTCAGGTATTTATTTCTTAGAAATCGAAGACTCAAATCATAAGCAAGTCGTTAAGTTAGCCAAATAG
- a CDS encoding IS5 family transposase, producing the protein MKAYPTNLTDIQYEAIEKIVNDNRKRKHPLRCIVDALLYITKTGVQWRLLPKDFPKWQLVYYYFRKWTAEGLIEEIHDFLRDKLRKEKGKHVSPSLGLIDSQTVKTCSFSLSNGYDGNKKIKGRKRHIITDTFGFIIAIVIHNADIQDREGAKYVLEELRYKYPRLTKILADQGYTGNLAEWILKSLNYTLEIVKKVAGISGFNVLPKRWIVERTFGWLGFQRRLVNDYEFHPECSTSFVHLAMIRIMLNRIKK; encoded by the coding sequence ATGAAAGCCTACCCAACCAACCTAACTGATATTCAGTACGAAGCTATTGAAAAAATAGTAAATGATAACAGGAAAAGAAAGCATCCTTTAAGATGTATTGTAGACGCATTATTGTACATCACCAAAACTGGTGTTCAATGGAGATTGCTGCCTAAAGATTTCCCTAAGTGGCAACTCGTTTATTATTATTTCAGAAAATGGACAGCAGAAGGGCTTATTGAAGAAATACATGATTTTTTGCGTGATAAGTTAAGAAAGGAAAAAGGAAAACATGTTTCACCAAGTCTTGGATTAATTGATAGTCAAACTGTTAAAACTTGTTCTTTCTCGTTATCAAACGGTTATGACGGAAACAAGAAAATTAAAGGAAGAAAAAGACATATTATTACTGACACATTCGGATTTATTATAGCTATTGTGATTCATAACGCTGATATTCAGGACAGAGAAGGAGCTAAATATGTTCTTGAAGAATTAAGATATAAGTACCCTAGATTGACAAAAATATTGGCAGATCAAGGTTATACCGGTAACTTAGCTGAATGGATTTTAAAAAGTTTGAATTACACTTTGGAAATTGTAAAAAAAGTGGCAGGAATTAGTGGATTTAATGTCTTACCCAAGAGATGGATAGTTGAACGAACTTTTGGATGGCTTGGTTTTCAACGAAGATTGGTTAATGACTATGAATTCCACCCCGAATGCAGTACAAGCTTTGTGCACTTAGCTATGATTAGAATTATGCTTAACAGAATAAAAAAATAA
- a CDS encoding cystathionine gamma-synthase family protein, translating to MSRKLNPESLMMSYGYKPELSEGSIKCPIFQTSTFVFKSAEEGKSFFEVAYGLRQPNAGEELGLIYSRINNPDLEILENRLTLWDEAEDCAVFESGMSAITTVLLEFLAPGDLLLTSNPLYGGSDHFIKKILPKFGIQVISFTVGQCKEEVIEIVNQSGNAAKLALIYVETPANPTNDLIDIQCSKEIARHFSTPEKEVYLAVDNTYMGPLWQHPLKHGADLVLYSATKYIGGHSDVIAGACLGSKKLIKRVKGLRTFLGNMASPNTGWLLLRSLETLKARMDIHAANANHVANFLSNHPKIEKVYFLGNITQKDTEQFTIKQKQCLSNGGMISFDIIGGEKEAFQFLNSLKLIKLAVSLGSTESLAEHPATMTHADVDAALKKQLSISEKMIRLSVGIENYEDIIYDISQALDSIS from the coding sequence ATGAGCCGAAAATTAAATCCGGAAAGTTTGATGATGTCTTATGGATACAAACCGGAACTATCCGAAGGATCTATAAAGTGCCCGATATTTCAAACTTCAACCTTTGTTTTTAAAAGTGCAGAAGAAGGTAAGTCTTTTTTTGAAGTAGCATACGGTCTTCGCCAGCCAAATGCAGGAGAAGAATTAGGCTTGATTTACAGCCGAATTAACAACCCTGATTTAGAGATTTTAGAAAACCGACTAACACTCTGGGACGAAGCGGAAGACTGTGCTGTCTTTGAAAGCGGAATGTCTGCTATCACCACAGTATTATTGGAGTTTTTAGCTCCCGGCGACCTATTACTCACCAGCAACCCACTTTATGGAGGAAGCGACCACTTCATCAAAAAAATACTCCCCAAATTTGGTATCCAAGTAATATCATTCACCGTTGGACAATGCAAAGAAGAGGTCATCGAAATTGTGAATCAAAGCGGTAATGCCGCAAAACTTGCCCTGATTTATGTAGAGACTCCCGCAAACCCAACAAACGACCTTATTGATATTCAATGCAGTAAAGAAATAGCACGCCATTTTTCCACACCGGAAAAAGAAGTATATCTCGCCGTAGATAATACCTATATGGGGCCTCTATGGCAGCACCCTCTCAAACACGGTGCTGATTTGGTTCTTTATTCTGCCACAAAATATATCGGGGGGCATAGTGATGTTATCGCCGGAGCTTGCTTAGGCTCAAAAAAATTAATCAAAAGAGTGAAAGGTCTCCGAACCTTTTTGGGAAATATGGCAAGCCCAAATACCGGCTGGCTACTCCTGCGTAGCCTCGAAACACTTAAAGCCAGAATGGATATTCATGCAGCAAACGCAAATCATGTAGCGAATTTCCTGAGTAATCACCCAAAAATCGAAAAAGTGTATTTCTTAGGAAATATTACCCAAAAAGATACAGAACAATTTACTATCAAACAAAAGCAGTGCCTTTCCAATGGCGGTATGATTTCTTTTGATATTATTGGAGGCGAAAAAGAGGCTTTTCAATTCTTAAATTCCCTGAAGCTCATCAAATTAGCCGTTAGCCTCGGCAGTACAGAGAGTTTGGCAGAGCACCCCGCCACAATGACCCATGCAGATGTTGATGCCGCACTAAAAAAACAACTTTCTATTTCCGAAAAAATGATACGTCTTTCTGTTGGAATAGAAAACTACGAAGATATTATCTACGACATATCTCAAGCATTAGATTCAATTTCGTAA
- a CDS encoding YmdB family metallophosphoesterase has protein sequence MILSTLLIGDIVTQGGVELVCRLLPGIRQKFKLNFIVANGENMHEGKGFNEPQVKLLLNAGVDVVTGGDHSFDKHLIFPFMAKEPRLLRPYNYPPGVPGRGYGIYPIENSSYSAAVINMRGQAFFTSPIQCPFRTIDQLLPEIVPKTPIIIIDFHAEATAEKYAFAWHLHDRVSVIVGTHTHVPTADAQIFPGGMGYITDLGFTGPHHSAIGMDIETSINRNLLQIPQKYKPAEEGLRLNACLFKIQAQTGKCVYVEQISFPEYERNKT, from the coding sequence ATGATACTTTCTACACTGCTAATTGGAGATATTGTAACCCAAGGAGGAGTAGAGTTAGTTTGCCGGTTATTGCCGGGTATTCGCCAAAAGTTTAAGCTAAACTTTATTGTTGCTAACGGCGAAAATATGCATGAAGGCAAAGGATTTAACGAGCCGCAAGTAAAGCTATTATTAAATGCTGGCGTTGATGTAGTTACCGGCGGAGACCATTCTTTTGATAAGCATCTTATATTTCCTTTTATGGCAAAAGAGCCGCGTTTATTACGTCCCTATAACTATCCGCCGGGAGTTCCAGGTAGAGGATATGGAATTTATCCAATAGAGAATAGTTCCTATTCAGCAGCCGTAATCAATATGCGTGGCCAAGCTTTCTTTACCAGCCCAATACAATGTCCATTCAGAACCATTGACCAGTTATTGCCGGAAATTGTCCCTAAGACACCCATAATCATCATTGATTTTCATGCGGAGGCTACGGCTGAAAAGTACGCCTTTGCATGGCACTTACACGATCGGGTGAGCGTAATTGTAGGCACTCATACACACGTGCCTACGGCAGATGCCCAAATATTTCCGGGTGGAATGGGATACATCACAGACTTAGGCTTTACCGGCCCGCATCACTCCGCAATAGGAATGGACATAGAAACATCCATTAACCGAAACCTATTGCAGATTCCCCAAAAATACAAACCCGCCGAAGAAGGCCTCCGGCTAAACGCCTGCCTATTCAAAATTCAAGCACAAACCGGAAAATGTGTTTATGTAGAGCAAATATCATTTCCAGAATACGAACGAAATAAAACCTAA
- the speB gene encoding agmatinase, whose amino-acid sequence MKVWGIKKNFLAIEPEYSDIDRSTVAIQSFPYEHTSSYHKGSARGPEAIISASRFVELYDEELDWELYREVGICTLAPYNFRGKKDTEAMQFITQKTIELLKKNKFIVSLGAEHTVTYGIVRAFQQHLYPNFSILQIDAHSDLRASYQDNPWSHASVMARCRELDLPITQVGIRAQCIEESIICKEDPDVHTFYAHQIDEDEKWVKKVLKTLQPCVYITIDADGFDPSVIPSVGTPEPNGLNWKQVLRLLKKVAKEKQIIGFDVVEVLPRAEDTISEYTLAKLIYRLLGYIYKNKTDFSVSSSDSSSV is encoded by the coding sequence ATGAAAGTTTGGGGAATCAAAAAAAACTTTTTAGCTATTGAGCCAGAATACTCTGATATTGACCGTTCTACAGTAGCAATTCAATCTTTTCCGTATGAGCATACGTCCTCTTATCACAAAGGTTCTGCCCGTGGGCCGGAGGCTATTATCAGCGCATCTCGGTTTGTGGAACTTTATGACGAAGAGTTAGACTGGGAGTTATACCGCGAAGTCGGAATCTGCACCTTAGCTCCCTACAATTTTCGGGGAAAAAAAGATACCGAAGCTATGCAGTTCATCACCCAAAAAACGATTGAACTGCTCAAAAAAAATAAGTTTATCGTTTCGTTAGGTGCGGAGCATACTGTAACCTACGGAATTGTGCGGGCATTTCAGCAGCATTTGTATCCCAATTTTTCCATTCTGCAAATAGATGCTCATTCAGATTTACGGGCATCTTACCAAGACAACCCTTGGAGCCATGCCTCCGTTATGGCTCGATGCCGAGAATTAGACCTACCGATTACACAGGTAGGCATCAGAGCACAATGTATTGAAGAAAGTATTATTTGCAAAGAAGACCCGGACGTTCACACTTTTTATGCACACCAAATTGATGAAGATGAAAAATGGGTCAAGAAAGTATTAAAAACCTTACAACCATGTGTTTATATTACCATTGATGCAGATGGTTTTGACCCGTCAGTAATTCCTTCTGTGGGTACTCCTGAGCCTAACGGTCTTAACTGGAAACAAGTACTCCGCTTGCTTAAAAAAGTAGCCAAAGAAAAACAAATTATCGGTTTTGATGTCGTAGAAGTATTGCCACGTGCCGAAGACACCATCTCAGAATACACCTTAGCTAAGCTGATTTACAGACTGTTAGGCTATATCTACAAAAACAAAACAGATTTTTCCGTAAGCTCATCTGATTCGTCTTCTGTATGA
- a CDS encoding PUR family DNA/RNA-binding protein, with protein MHIIFEFGGLVDTYRDQSEVYSLKIKAGKRTYLFDVRSTKGQDYYITITERHRNSQGDGFEKQKIFLYKEDFNKFVHTLNQVVSYVKEELLPDYDFEEYDRLRRSGEDEYD; from the coding sequence TTGCATATTATTTTTGAGTTTGGAGGTTTAGTGGATACTTATCGCGATCAGTCTGAGGTATATTCTTTAAAAATCAAAGCCGGTAAAAGGACATATTTGTTTGATGTTCGTTCAACAAAAGGTCAGGATTATTACATAACGATTACAGAACGCCACCGGAATAGTCAAGGAGACGGCTTTGAAAAACAAAAGATTTTTTTGTATAAAGAAGACTTCAATAAGTTTGTACATACACTCAATCAGGTAGTTTCGTATGTAAAAGAAGAACTCCTGCCGGATTACGATTTTGAAGAATACGACAGACTTCGCCGTTCAGGAGAAGATGAATATGATTAA